In a single window of the Acidobacteriota bacterium genome:
- a CDS encoding class I SAM-dependent methyltransferase, whose product MTQRPGYEVTGGADLAYWAGDGAFRLPGDGGEALATVPAGDGIHAVLAEPGESLPAGGGDRAWERAQAAERAFWQRWRSMAVYQRVSLEAYWAGVVEKTGGPFPPGKVLDVGCGPVSVLNFFRGEGVRPLGIDPLASFYHREKLVETRPGWEPAPMVSLPAERLPFPDRYFDTVLCFNVLDHVRHPRGVIGEIVRVARPGGNVRVFVHTFSRWAKRLLFFDTPHVNHWDRAEFRRLLEGAGLRVESDLHERKTFDVPPGLLNALKHLPYRLAARVMFTDYYQLEVGA is encoded by the coding sequence ATGACGCAACGGCCGGGTTACGAGGTGACGGGAGGAGCGGATCTCGCATACTGGGCCGGGGACGGCGCGTTCCGGCTCCCGGGAGACGGGGGGGAAGCCCTGGCGACCGTCCCCGCCGGCGACGGCATTCACGCCGTGCTCGCCGAGCCCGGGGAGAGCTTGCCGGCGGGGGGAGGGGACCGCGCCTGGGAACGGGCCCAGGCGGCGGAGCGGGCCTTCTGGCAGCGCTGGCGGTCCATGGCGGTTTACCAGCGGGTTTCCCTGGAGGCGTACTGGGCCGGGGTGGTGGAGAAAACCGGAGGCCCCTTCCCGCCCGGAAAGGTCCTGGACGTCGGCTGCGGCCCGGTGTCGGTGCTCAACTTCTTCCGTGGGGAAGGCGTCCGCCCCCTCGGCATCGATCCCCTGGCGTCCTTCTACCACCGGGAAAAGCTGGTGGAAACCCGCCCGGGCTGGGAGCCGGCGCCCATGGTCTCCCTCCCGGCGGAAAGGCTCCCCTTCCCCGACCGGTATTTCGACACGGTCCTCTGCTTCAACGTCCTCGATCATGTCCGGCACCCCCGGGGGGTCATCGGGGAGATCGTCCGCGTGGCGCGGCCGGGGGGGAATGTGCGGGTTTTCGTCCACACCTTTTCCCGCTGGGCGAAACGTCTCCTCTTCTTCGACACGCCGCACGTGAATCACTGGGACCGGGCGGAATTCCGCCGACTGCTGGAGGGGGCGGGTTTGCGGGTGGAAAGCGACCTGCACGAGCGGAAGACCTTCGACGTCCCCCCGGGCCTGCTGAACGCGCTCAAGCACCTGCCCTACCGCCTGGCCGCACGGGTAATGTTCACCGACTACTACCAACTGGAGGTCGGGGCATAA
- a CDS encoding ATP-dependent 6-phosphofructokinase, with the protein MTDGTIQRIGICTGGGDAPGLNAVIRAVSVSAINRGWECYGIAEGFNGLLFPERFPGCGLVRLDRDRVRGITHLGGTILGTTNRGNPFSYPVTGPDGVTRETDLSDNLMKAFWMHGIYHLVAVGGDGTLAIAHGLEKKGLKVVGVPKTIDNDLDKTVITFGYDTAVSFATECLDRLYATAQSHQRIMVVEVMGRYAGWIALNTGVSGAAHTILIPEIPYDIRKVAEHLKKRAERGRPCSIVVVAEGAKPIDGDAAVVEKQVGRAERLGGIGEKVTRQLSELTGKECRCVVLGHLLRGGSPTTFDRLIALRFGAAAVRALHEGQSGIMVALDPPRVRYVPLGDVAGRFKAVPVDCDTILTARELGICFGD; encoded by the coding sequence ATGACCGACGGCACCATCCAGCGAATCGGCATCTGCACCGGGGGGGGCGACGCGCCGGGCCTCAACGCCGTCATCCGCGCCGTGTCGGTCTCGGCCATCAATCGAGGCTGGGAGTGCTACGGGATCGCCGAGGGCTTCAACGGCCTCCTCTTTCCCGAGCGCTTCCCCGGCTGCGGGCTGGTCCGCCTCGACCGGGACCGGGTCCGCGGCATCACCCACCTCGGCGGGACGATCCTGGGGACCACCAACCGGGGGAACCCCTTCAGCTACCCCGTCACGGGGCCCGACGGCGTCACGCGGGAGACGGACCTCTCCGACAACCTGATGAAAGCCTTCTGGATGCACGGCATCTACCACCTGGTGGCCGTGGGCGGCGACGGCACCCTGGCCATCGCGCACGGCCTGGAGAAAAAAGGTCTCAAGGTGGTGGGGGTCCCCAAGACCATCGACAACGACCTGGACAAGACGGTCATCACCTTCGGATACGACACCGCGGTCAGCTTCGCCACGGAGTGCCTCGACCGGCTCTACGCCACCGCCCAGTCTCACCAGCGCATCATGGTGGTGGAGGTGATGGGGCGCTACGCCGGCTGGATCGCCCTGAACACGGGGGTTTCCGGTGCGGCCCACACCATTCTCATTCCGGAGATCCCCTACGACATCCGGAAGGTGGCCGAGCACCTGAAGAAGCGCGCCGAGCGGGGGCGGCCCTGCTCCATCGTGGTGGTGGCCGAGGGGGCGAAGCCCATCGACGGCGACGCCGCGGTCGTGGAAAAGCAGGTCGGCCGCGCGGAGCGCCTGGGGGGGATCGGGGAGAAGGTCACCCGCCAGCTTTCCGAGCTGACGGGGAAGGAGTGCCGGTGCGTGGTGCTGGGGCACCTGCTGCGGGGCGGGAGCCCCACCACCTTCGACCGCCTCATCGCGCTCCGTTTCGGCGCCGCCGCGGTGCGGGCCCTCCACGAGGGGCAGTCCGGGATCATGGTGGCCCTGGACCCGCCGCGGGTGCGCTACGTCCCGCTGGGGGACGTGGCCGGACGCTTCAAGGCCGTCCCGGTCGACTGCGACACCATCCTGACCGCCCGCGAACTGGGCATCTGCTTCGGGGACTGA
- a CDS encoding alpha-glucosidase C-terminal domain-containing protein, translated as MIRSQCNPMFRLAFRAVPAVAVLCAALGWAGLAAGAPVEPAGPVAVDKPARPVATSGSRPEKTAAVPPPAAAPAATPAPATDFVPAWAREAVWYQIFPERFRNGDPGNDPRVEDQDGAYPHDITSPWQLHPWTADWYALQPYERKNGKDIWYNLQRRRYGGDLQGVLDRLDYLQRLGVNALYLNPVFDSPSSHKYDGCSWHHVDPTFGPDPAGDRKRIAAEDPADPKTWAWTAADRLLLKLVREVHRRGMRLILDGVFNHLSTRSWPFRDLVKRGKASPYADWFNVTDWDQPGPLGVPFSYAGWFGVAELPEIRQDEGGTVEGPRRYVFACTRRWMDPDGDGDPSDGIDGWRLDVAFCIRHPFWKAWRTLVKSVNPRAYLVAEVVDTPAATAPYVQGDEFDAVMNYNFTFACWQFFIEGPRRIDAKAFDTQLRTLREAFPPCVGAVAQNLLDSHDSTRMASHVVNGPHLFFEKWGEYYGLSKGDNPRFDTRRPTADERKLQLLAVAFLMTYPGAPMVYYGDEAGMWGANDPCCRKPMVWDDLRYAPEAVLPGGGPRPKADPVAFDRAVFETFRELIRLRRAHPALREGDFRALRAGDDGVYAFSRAAGGERVVVVLNRDAEARTVTLEGVSGRFRELYGPRGPAPRVSGGKLTLTVPARSARILCQAAGARSGK; from the coding sequence ATGATCCGTTCGCAGTGCAACCCAATGTTCAGGCTGGCGTTCCGGGCGGTTCCGGCCGTGGCTGTCCTCTGCGCGGCCCTGGGGTGGGCCGGGCTTGCGGCGGGGGCGCCAGTCGAGCCCGCCGGGCCGGTGGCGGTCGACAAGCCTGCCCGGCCGGTGGCGACCTCCGGCTCCCGGCCCGAGAAGACAGCGGCTGTCCCGCCCCCTGCGGCCGCCCCTGCGGCAACCCCGGCGCCGGCGACCGACTTCGTCCCCGCCTGGGCGCGGGAGGCGGTCTGGTACCAGATCTTCCCCGAGCGCTTCCGCAACGGCGACCCGGGCAACGACCCGCGGGTGGAAGACCAGGACGGGGCCTACCCGCACGATATCACCTCTCCCTGGCAGCTCCACCCCTGGACCGCCGACTGGTACGCGCTCCAGCCCTACGAGCGGAAGAACGGGAAGGACATCTGGTACAACCTCCAGCGCCGGCGCTACGGCGGCGACCTCCAGGGGGTCCTGGACAGGCTGGACTACCTGCAGCGACTCGGGGTGAACGCCCTCTACCTCAACCCCGTCTTCGATTCCCCCTCCTCCCACAAGTACGACGGCTGCTCGTGGCACCACGTGGACCCCACCTTCGGCCCCGACCCGGCGGGCGACCGCAAGCGCATTGCCGCCGAGGACCCCGCCGACCCGAAGACCTGGGCCTGGACCGCCGCCGACCGGCTGCTCCTGAAGCTGGTGCGGGAAGTCCACCGGCGGGGGATGCGCCTGATCCTGGACGGGGTCTTCAACCACCTCAGCACCCGGAGCTGGCCCTTCCGGGACCTGGTCAAGCGGGGGAAGGCCTCGCCCTACGCCGACTGGTTCAACGTGACCGACTGGGACCAGCCCGGTCCCCTGGGCGTCCCGTTCAGTTACGCGGGGTGGTTCGGCGTGGCGGAACTCCCCGAGATCCGCCAGGACGAGGGCGGCACGGTGGAGGGCCCGCGCCGCTACGTGTTCGCCTGCACCCGGCGCTGGATGGACCCCGACGGCGACGGCGACCCGTCCGACGGCATCGACGGCTGGCGGCTCGACGTGGCCTTCTGCATCCGCCACCCCTTCTGGAAGGCGTGGCGCACCCTGGTCAAGTCCGTCAACCCGCGGGCCTACCTGGTGGCGGAGGTGGTGGACACCCCGGCCGCCACCGCCCCCTACGTCCAGGGGGACGAGTTCGACGCGGTGATGAACTACAATTTCACCTTCGCCTGCTGGCAGTTTTTCATCGAGGGCCCGCGCCGCATCGACGCGAAAGCCTTCGACACCCAGCTGCGGACGCTGCGGGAGGCCTTCCCGCCCTGCGTGGGCGCCGTCGCCCAGAACCTCCTGGACAGCCACGACAGCACCCGGATGGCCTCCCACGTCGTGAACGGCCCCCACCTCTTCTTCGAGAAGTGGGGGGAGTACTACGGCCTCTCGAAGGGGGACAACCCCCGCTTCGACACCCGGCGTCCCACGGCGGACGAGCGCAAGCTCCAGCTCTTGGCCGTCGCCTTCCTGATGACCTACCCCGGGGCGCCCATGGTCTACTACGGCGACGAGGCCGGGATGTGGGGCGCCAACGACCCCTGCTGCCGCAAGCCGATGGTCTGGGACGACCTCCGCTACGCCCCCGAGGCCGTGCTGCCGGGCGGGGGCCCGCGCCCGAAGGCCGACCCCGTCGCCTTCGACCGGGCGGTTTTCGAAACGTTCCGGGAGTTGATCCGGCTCCGGCGGGCGCACCCGGCGCTGCGGGAAGGGGATTTCCGGGCGCTGCGAGCGGGCGACGACGGCGTCTACGCCTTCTCGCGCGCGGCGGGGGGCGAGCGGGTGGTGGTGGTCCTCAACCGGGACGCGGAGGCGAGAACCGTCACCCTGGAGGGAGTGAGCGGCCGGTTCCGCGAGCTGTACGGTCCGCGGGGGCCGGCGCCGCGGGTTTCGGGGGGAAAGCTGACCCTCACGGTTCCCGCCCGCTCGGCGAGGATCCTGTGCCAGGCCGCAGGGGCCCGGAGCGGCAAATAG